In Geobacter anodireducens, a genomic segment contains:
- a CDS encoding oxidoreductase, translating to MVHGEAWTVKELFVYPNEYIYWTIQIVMYPFLTGLVAGAFVLSSLYHVFGVKQLKDIARFSLVFSFALLPCAPLPLLLHLQQPLRNHHVLMTPHFTSAIAAFGIVFLTYGMIVASELWFVYRGYFAVTARQLKEQRERTRAETIRMRLYSVLVLGAWDVSHHALEQDEKAVKILAAVGIPVACFLHGYAGFIFGSVKANALWMTPLMPVIFICSAVVSGIALCILTYIATMELRKSVAVWRRRDNPGLPTPAELGGVEANVVRMTSRYLIMFLILAITLELLDLIFRGYTAVKSWDILRSVIYGKDFVAIFVFQYGLGNLVPFILFLLPGLTVRRAVVGTLLVLFGVFMMRWNVVIGGQAFSASFAGFMHYHLPIVPHDLETFKEGLFGALTVGVVPFALFWLLSRIFPVFGSDENH from the coding sequence ATGGTGCACGGGGAGGCATGGACCGTCAAGGAGCTGTTCGTCTATCCCAACGAGTACATCTACTGGACCATCCAGATCGTCATGTACCCGTTCCTGACCGGCCTTGTGGCCGGCGCCTTCGTGCTCTCGTCACTCTACCATGTGTTCGGGGTCAAGCAGTTGAAGGACATTGCCCGCTTTTCGCTCGTCTTTTCCTTCGCGCTCCTCCCCTGCGCGCCCCTGCCGCTTCTGCTGCACCTGCAACAGCCGCTACGCAACCATCATGTCCTCATGACGCCGCACTTCACGTCGGCCATCGCCGCTTTCGGCATCGTCTTCCTCACCTACGGGATGATCGTCGCCTCGGAACTCTGGTTCGTCTACCGGGGGTATTTCGCCGTCACGGCCCGACAACTGAAGGAACAACGGGAGCGCACCCGGGCGGAAACCATCCGGATGCGCCTCTATTCGGTGCTGGTGCTGGGTGCCTGGGACGTGAGCCACCATGCCCTGGAGCAGGATGAAAAGGCCGTTAAGATATTGGCGGCAGTGGGCATTCCCGTGGCCTGCTTCCTTCACGGCTACGCGGGATTCATCTTCGGCTCCGTGAAGGCCAACGCCCTCTGGATGACTCCGCTCATGCCGGTCATTTTCATCTGCTCCGCCGTGGTGTCGGGGATCGCGCTCTGTATCCTGACCTACATTGCCACCATGGAGCTGCGCAAGTCCGTCGCGGTCTGGCGGCGAAGGGACAACCCGGGACTGCCGACCCCGGCGGAACTGGGAGGGGTGGAAGCCAACGTGGTGAGGATGACCTCCCGGTATCTCATCATGTTCCTCATTCTGGCCATCACTCTGGAGTTGCTGGACCTCATCTTCCGGGGCTACACGGCGGTCAAGTCGTGGGATATCCTGCGCAGCGTCATCTACGGCAAGGATTTTGTCGCCATCTTCGTGTTCCAGTATGGCCTCGGCAACCTTGTGCCATTCATTCTGTTCCTCCTGCCCGGGCTCACCGTGCGCCGGGCGGTCGTGGGCACGCTGCTGGTACTGTTCGGCGTCTTTATGATGCGGTGGAACGTGGTCATCGGCGGTCAGGCCTTTTCCGCCTCATTTGCCGGCTTCATGCATTATCATCTGCCGATCGTTCCCCATGATCTGGAGACGTTCAAGGAAGGGCTGTTCGGAGCGCTGACGGTTGGGGTGGTGCCCTTTGCTCTGTTCTGGCTTCTTTCCCGGATTTTCCCGGTGTTCGGGTCAGACGAGAACCACTGA
- a CDS encoding B12-binding domain-containing radical SAM protein, whose translation MRILFVHPHGSNWMGAGNDITAIFNLMPPLGMLSIAAFLEARGMEVEIIDCYGTGHRGQGLVDEIVRRRPDAVGFSCTTSSFLEGYALAEGLKERLPDTPVIFGGAHACSVGVSLLDRFPAIDYLVLGEGEQTLYELAAASFRNVEKIPGVGYRRDGVGTLSAARELIADLDTLPFPAYHRLPDFPRRYALPLFSYPKAPNTSVISSRGCPYQCSYCDRSVFSRGFRFNSPEYIVEHLAYLNRDFGIRHVFFYDDLFTADRGRVARFCQLKEARRLPVTYNCIARLEHVDAELLALLKRSGCWQVNFGIESGDPEVIKKHRKYYGLDEVQTKLAMVRRAGMRVKGLFMLGLPGESEESIRRTIDYALMLPLDEINVTKFTPFPGAPIYRDIRAQGEFDENWPLMNCMNFVFVPTGMSRDQLEGLYNEFIRRFYRRTRIHWGYTQMLWKSPGSILRFLRHLPEILAFEMKQRW comes from the coding sequence GTGCGCATCCTCTTCGTTCACCCCCACGGCAGCAACTGGATGGGTGCCGGCAACGACATCACCGCCATCTTCAACCTCATGCCCCCCCTGGGAATGTTGAGCATCGCCGCGTTTCTGGAGGCGCGGGGCATGGAGGTGGAGATCATCGACTGTTACGGCACCGGCCACCGGGGACAGGGCCTGGTGGATGAGATCGTCCGCCGGCGACCCGACGCGGTCGGGTTTTCCTGTACCACCTCGTCGTTTCTCGAAGGGTACGCCCTGGCCGAAGGGCTCAAGGAGAGGCTCCCGGACACCCCGGTGATCTTCGGCGGCGCCCATGCCTGTTCGGTGGGGGTGAGCCTCCTGGACCGGTTCCCGGCCATCGACTACCTGGTCCTGGGCGAAGGGGAACAGACCCTGTACGAACTTGCTGCCGCAAGTTTTCGCAACGTGGAGAAAATTCCCGGCGTCGGCTACCGCCGTGACGGCGTCGGCACCCTCTCTGCGGCCCGGGAGCTCATCGCCGACCTTGACACCCTCCCCTTCCCGGCCTACCACCGGCTTCCGGACTTCCCCCGGCGCTATGCCCTGCCCCTGTTCAGCTACCCCAAGGCCCCCAACACCAGTGTCATTTCGAGCCGCGGATGTCCCTACCAGTGCTCCTACTGCGACCGATCGGTCTTCAGCCGGGGCTTCCGCTTCAACTCGCCCGAGTACATCGTGGAGCACCTGGCCTACCTCAACCGGGACTTCGGCATTCGCCACGTCTTTTTCTACGACGATCTTTTCACCGCCGACCGGGGCCGCGTGGCCCGCTTCTGCCAGTTGAAGGAGGCACGGCGGCTGCCGGTGACCTACAACTGCATCGCCCGCCTCGAACATGTGGATGCCGAGCTGCTGGCGCTGCTGAAACGCTCCGGCTGCTGGCAGGTGAATTTCGGGATCGAGTCCGGCGACCCGGAGGTGATCAAAAAGCACCGGAAGTACTACGGGCTCGACGAGGTGCAGACCAAGCTGGCCATGGTGCGCCGGGCCGGGATGCGGGTGAAGGGGCTGTTCATGCTGGGGCTGCCGGGCGAGTCGGAGGAATCCATCCGCCGGACCATCGATTATGCTTTGATGCTGCCCCTGGACGAGATAAACGTGACCAAATTCACCCCTTTCCCCGGCGCGCCCATCTACCGGGACATCCGGGCACAGGGGGAGTTCGACGAGAACTGGCCCCTCATGAACTGCATGAATTTCGTCTTCGTGCCTACGGGGATGAGCCGGGACCAGTTGGAGGGGCTCTACAACGAATTCATCCGGCGCTTTTACCGCCGGACCCGCATCCACTGGGGATACACGCAGATGCTCTGGAAGTCTCCCGGCAGCATCCTCAGATTCCTGCGCCACCTGCCGGAGATCCTTGCCTTCGAGATGAAGCAGAGATGGTGA
- a CDS encoding laccase has protein sequence MEMKRADKVHYVEPSLLAAAGVAVQGFTTRHEGVSRTPYNSLNLGTGTADSSHSVEGNRSILARAFGGTVERLVTVTQVHGTDLLVIDAPNPDYGYFQRLEADGIITNQPGVMIGVCVADCVPVLLLDPVKGVAAALHAGWKGTASGICRKGVEAFVSMFGSDPRDILAAVGPAIGPCCYEVDTPVAQAFRQGGCEWDEVATLSGVARWQLDLARANARQLAASGIAERNIETSGQCVCCSPEQFFSYRRDKGDTGRQMGFIMLKG, from the coding sequence ATGGAGATGAAACGAGCCGACAAGGTTCATTACGTGGAGCCGTCCCTGCTGGCCGCCGCAGGTGTGGCGGTGCAGGGATTCACCACCCGCCACGAAGGGGTGTCGCGCACCCCCTACAATTCCCTCAACCTGGGTACCGGTACCGCGGACTCCTCCCACAGCGTGGAGGGGAACCGCAGCATCCTGGCCCGGGCCTTCGGCGGCACCGTTGAGCGCCTGGTGACCGTCACCCAGGTCCATGGGACCGACTTGCTGGTCATTGACGCGCCGAACCCCGATTACGGCTACTTCCAACGGCTGGAAGCCGACGGGATCATTACCAACCAGCCCGGTGTGATGATCGGCGTCTGCGTTGCCGACTGCGTGCCGGTGCTCCTGCTGGATCCGGTGAAGGGCGTCGCGGCGGCACTCCACGCGGGGTGGAAGGGAACTGCATCGGGCATCTGCCGCAAGGGGGTGGAGGCCTTTGTCTCCATGTTCGGCTCGGATCCCCGGGACATCCTGGCGGCTGTGGGGCCGGCCATCGGCCCCTGCTGCTACGAGGTGGATACCCCCGTTGCCCAGGCCTTCCGCCAGGGGGGCTGCGAGTGGGACGAGGTCGCCACCCTCAGCGGCGTGGCCCGGTGGCAGCTGGACCTGGCGCGGGCCAACGCGCGGCAACTGGCAGCCTCGGGTATTGCGGAGCGAAATATCGAGACGAGCGGCCAGTGTGTCTGCTGTTCGCCGGAGCAGTTCTTCTCCTACCGTCGCGACAAGGGAGATACTGGTCGGCAGATGGGATTCATCATGCTGAAAGGATAG
- a CDS encoding isoprenoid biosynthesis protein: MKKIGVVLSGCGVYDGSEIHEAVLTLLAIDRNGAEAVCMAPGMEFREVNHLTSQETGATRNALVEAARIARGKIRDVKDVSAAELDAVIFPGGYGAAKNLCTFAEKGAAATIHPEVARLIREMAVAKKPIGAICIAPALIAATLGRDYKPKVTIGTDAGTAAAIAATGSEHISCPVAEFVIDRENKIVTTPAYMLANRISEAAEGIEKAVKAVVEMA, encoded by the coding sequence ATGAAAAAGATCGGTGTTGTTCTTTCCGGCTGCGGCGTCTATGACGGTAGCGAGATCCACGAGGCGGTCCTGACGCTCCTCGCCATCGACCGCAACGGTGCCGAGGCGGTCTGCATGGCCCCGGGCATGGAGTTTCGCGAGGTGAACCACCTCACCTCCCAGGAAACCGGCGCCACCCGCAACGCGCTTGTGGAGGCTGCGCGGATCGCCCGGGGCAAAATCAGGGACGTGAAGGATGTGTCGGCTGCGGAGCTCGATGCCGTTATCTTCCCCGGCGGTTACGGCGCGGCAAAAAACCTGTGCACCTTTGCCGAAAAAGGGGCGGCCGCCACCATCCACCCGGAGGTGGCCCGCCTCATCCGCGAGATGGCCGTGGCAAAAAAACCCATCGGCGCCATCTGCATCGCCCCGGCCCTCATCGCCGCCACCCTCGGCCGCGACTACAAGCCGAAGGTGACCATAGGCACCGATGCCGGCACCGCCGCCGCCATTGCGGCAACAGGCAGTGAGCACATATCCTGCCCGGTTGCCGAGTTCGTCATTGACCGGGAAAACAAAATCGTCACCACGCCCGCCTACATGCTCGCCAACCGCATCTCGGAAGCGGCGGAAGGGATCGAAAAGGCGGTCAAGGCCGTCGTGGAAATGGCCTGA
- a CDS encoding tRNA-specific adenosine deaminase, producing the protein MPSLKKKPVRDDAYWMEKAIREAAKASARDEVPIGAVIVRNGAVIGRGYNLREGSNDPSAHAEMIAIRQAARRSANWRLTGATLYVTLEPCLMCMGAIILARLERVVFGCYDPKGGAAGSLYDLSSDPRLNHQVRLTPGVCREECATMLSDFFRDLRRRKKTKTTPVLFTDERKVPPEP; encoded by the coding sequence ATGCCTTCATTGAAAAAAAAGCCCGTTCGTGACGATGCCTATTGGATGGAAAAGGCAATTCGGGAGGCCGCAAAGGCCTCGGCCCGTGACGAAGTTCCTATCGGGGCCGTTATCGTGCGCAACGGTGCGGTGATTGGCAGGGGGTACAACCTCCGCGAGGGTAGCAACGATCCCTCCGCCCATGCCGAAATGATCGCCATCCGGCAGGCTGCCCGCAGGTCGGCAAACTGGCGTCTGACGGGCGCAACTCTGTACGTGACGCTGGAGCCGTGCCTCATGTGCATGGGGGCCATTATCCTCGCCCGGCTCGAACGGGTCGTTTTCGGCTGTTATGACCCCAAGGGCGGCGCCGCCGGGTCTCTTTATGATCTCTCGTCGGACCCGCGCTTGAATCATCAGGTAAGGTTGACCCCCGGCGTCTGCCGGGAAGAATGCGCAACGATGTTGAGTGATTTCTTCCGTGACCTTCGCCGCAGGAAAAAAACCAAGACCACCCCTGTGCTTTTCACCGATGAAAGGAAGGTGCCACCAGAGCCTTGA
- a CDS encoding RNA pseudouridine synthase: MERQGERYDLSVPTEGEAERLDQFVARSVQGITRSAAQRLIEEGRVTVDDRVEKPSLKLRGGERVVVTVPPPAPAVPEAEEIPLVVLHEDGDVIVVHKPAGMVVHPAAGNPGGTLVNALLAHCTDLSGIGGEIRPGIVHRIDKDTSGILVVAKNDRAHESLSRQFHDHTVKRVYLALVYGSPREDKGRIEGAIGRHPTDRKKMSGTARHGKHAVTHWRVAARFTGVTLLRLRLETGRTHQIRVHMAEAGFPLVGDEVYGGAGRINNLRDPVLRKLIRELGRQALHAKTLGFVHPVTGEFLEFDTELPEDMARIIDYLERQGA; the protein is encoded by the coding sequence GTGGAGAGACAAGGGGAGCGATACGATCTGTCGGTGCCGACGGAAGGTGAAGCGGAACGGCTCGACCAGTTCGTGGCCCGCTCGGTCCAGGGAATAACCCGTTCGGCGGCCCAGCGCCTCATCGAAGAGGGGCGGGTGACGGTGGACGATCGCGTCGAGAAGCCGTCTCTCAAGCTCCGGGGTGGCGAGCGGGTGGTGGTGACGGTGCCGCCGCCGGCCCCCGCAGTGCCTGAAGCGGAAGAGATCCCGCTGGTCGTCCTCCACGAAGATGGCGACGTGATTGTGGTCCACAAGCCGGCGGGCATGGTGGTCCACCCGGCCGCGGGAAATCCCGGCGGAACCCTGGTCAACGCCCTTCTGGCCCACTGTACGGATCTCTCGGGCATTGGCGGCGAGATTCGTCCCGGCATCGTCCATCGCATCGACAAGGATACCTCGGGCATCCTGGTGGTGGCCAAGAACGACCGGGCCCACGAATCGCTCTCCCGGCAGTTCCACGACCACACGGTCAAGAGGGTCTACCTGGCTCTGGTCTACGGCTCGCCCCGCGAGGACAAGGGACGGATCGAGGGGGCCATCGGCCGGCATCCCACGGACCGGAAGAAGATGTCGGGCACGGCGCGCCACGGCAAACACGCGGTCACCCACTGGCGGGTGGCCGCCCGGTTCACCGGCGTGACGCTGCTGCGGCTCCGGCTGGAAACGGGGCGTACCCACCAGATCCGGGTGCACATGGCCGAGGCCGGGTTTCCCCTGGTGGGGGACGAGGTCTATGGGGGCGCCGGCCGGATCAACAATCTCAGGGACCCGGTCCTGCGCAAACTCATCCGGGAACTGGGACGTCAGGCACTGCACGCCAAAACCCTTGGTTTCGTCCACCCGGTCACGGGGGAGTTCCTGGAGTTCGACACTGAGCTGCCCGAGGATATGGCGCGGATTATCGATTATCTGGAACGACAAGGAGCCTGA
- a CDS encoding carbonic anhydrase, with product MITRLLEGNRRFVAEVFEREREAFATLARGQHPTVLWIGCSDSRVPVNTITQTKAGEVFVHRNVGNVVSVNDWNLSAVLEFSINHLCIPDIVICGHYGCGGIQALDEERADDKYIPIWLINAYKAKERVDERIRALHVGLAPEQRMKLIVEENVRLQLEHLREYPFVRTAMRQGRLSIHGWIYDMESGEIKILSTEQSGEGGSASPRAAEYCPLP from the coding sequence ATGATAACCAGGCTTCTTGAGGGGAATCGGCGCTTCGTTGCCGAGGTCTTCGAAAGGGAGCGCGAGGCCTTTGCGACCCTTGCCCGGGGGCAGCACCCGACAGTCCTCTGGATCGGTTGCTCCGACTCGCGGGTGCCGGTCAACACCATCACCCAGACCAAGGCGGGAGAAGTCTTTGTCCACCGTAACGTGGGGAACGTGGTGTCGGTCAATGACTGGAACCTTTCGGCGGTGCTCGAATTCTCGATCAACCATCTGTGCATCCCCGATATCGTGATCTGCGGCCACTACGGCTGCGGCGGCATTCAGGCCCTGGACGAGGAGCGGGCTGACGACAAGTACATCCCCATCTGGCTCATCAATGCCTACAAGGCCAAGGAACGGGTCGACGAAAGGATCCGGGCGCTCCATGTCGGACTCGCTCCTGAACAGCGCATGAAGCTCATCGTGGAGGAAAATGTCCGCCTCCAGTTGGAACACCTGCGCGAATATCCCTTTGTCCGTACTGCCATGCGCCAGGGCAGACTGAGCATCCATGGCTGGATTTACGACATGGAGAGCGGCGAAATCAAGATTCTGTCCACTGAACAGTCCGGGGAGGGGGGGTCAGCTTCGCCCCGGGCCGCGGAGTATTGTCCACTCCCGTAG
- a CDS encoding heterodisulfide reductase subunit F produces the protein MCDHKNIYLPHLATIEEIVDETPDIRTFRLVFQDERVREHFTFRAGQFAEYSAFGAGEATFCIASAPTRQGYIECCFRAVGRVTEALRSLEPGDTIGVRGPYGNSFPVEEFFGKNLVFVAGGIALPPLRTLIWQCLDWREKFGDITIVYGARTEADLVYKRELREWEERGDVRLVKTVDPGGNSPSWDGQVGFVPTVLEQAAPAADNTIALVCGPPVMIKFTLPVLEKLGFADTAIYTTLENRMKCGLGKCGRCNVGNVYVCKDGPVFTAAQVKAMPQEF, from the coding sequence ATGTGCGACCACAAGAATATCTACCTCCCCCACCTGGCAACGATCGAGGAGATCGTTGACGAGACCCCCGACATCCGCACCTTCCGGCTCGTGTTCCAGGATGAACGGGTGCGGGAGCATTTTACCTTCAGGGCCGGCCAGTTTGCCGAGTACTCGGCCTTCGGCGCCGGCGAGGCCACCTTCTGCATCGCCTCGGCCCCCACCCGGCAGGGATACATCGAGTGCTGCTTCCGGGCCGTGGGGCGGGTCACGGAAGCACTGCGATCCCTGGAGCCCGGCGACACCATCGGCGTGCGCGGTCCCTACGGCAACTCGTTTCCCGTCGAAGAGTTCTTCGGCAAGAACCTCGTCTTCGTGGCCGGAGGTATCGCGCTGCCGCCGCTGCGGACGCTCATCTGGCAGTGCCTGGACTGGCGGGAGAAATTCGGCGACATCACCATCGTCTACGGCGCCCGGACCGAGGCCGATCTCGTCTACAAACGGGAACTCAGGGAGTGGGAGGAGCGGGGCGACGTACGCCTGGTAAAGACCGTGGATCCGGGGGGTAATTCCCCCTCATGGGACGGACAGGTGGGCTTTGTGCCGACGGTCCTGGAGCAGGCAGCGCCGGCCGCGGACAACACCATCGCCCTGGTCTGCGGACCGCCCGTCATGATCAAGTTCACCCTTCCCGTGCTGGAGAAGCTGGGATTCGCCGACACGGCAATCTACACGACCCTGGAGAACCGGATGAAGTGCGGCCTTGGCAAGTGCGGCCGCTGCAACGTGGGCAATGTCTATGTCTGCAAGGACGGCCCGGTCTTCACCGCGGCCCAGGTCAAGGCCATGCCCCAGGAGTTCTGA
- a CDS encoding aminotransferase class I and II — MKFPISDQIRSVQCAPISEVKSWLAHREPDPERPLVDLCQAVPDYPPARQLTDYLAALLDDPLVSKYSPDEGLPEVREGVCARYGRVYGAAMNPDQLCLTIGASQAFWLAMVTLCRAGDEVIVPLPAYFDHPMALDILGIRPVYLPFDEERGGVPDPVAVERLITPRTRAILLVTPSNPTGVVTPPETIQELHGLARRRGIALVLDETYADFIPGGERPHDLFQDPCWGDHLIHLMSFGKTYALTGYRAGCLAASKEFIGHALKAQDTMAVCQPRITQHAVLYGVSHLDGWVEENRLMMTRRHDLFRSLFTRPGNPFSLVASGTFFAWVRHPLQEGTGREAARRLAVEAGIICLPGEVFGPGLESYLRLAFGNIRDEAIPGAVERFRSFAP; from the coding sequence ATGAAGTTTCCCATTTCCGATCAGATCCGGTCAGTCCAGTGCGCTCCCATCTCCGAGGTTAAGAGCTGGCTCGCTCACCGGGAGCCCGACCCGGAGCGCCCGCTGGTGGATCTGTGCCAGGCCGTGCCCGACTATCCGCCGGCCCGTCAATTGACCGACTACCTGGCGGCGCTCCTGGACGATCCGCTGGTGTCGAAATACTCGCCCGACGAGGGGCTCCCCGAGGTGCGCGAAGGGGTGTGCGCCCGCTACGGCCGGGTCTACGGCGCGGCCATGAATCCGGATCAGCTTTGCCTCACCATCGGCGCCAGCCAGGCGTTCTGGCTCGCCATGGTGACCCTCTGCCGCGCCGGGGACGAGGTGATCGTCCCGCTCCCCGCCTACTTCGACCATCCCATGGCCCTGGATATCCTGGGCATCAGGCCGGTCTACCTTCCCTTTGACGAGGAACGGGGCGGGGTGCCTGACCCCGTTGCGGTGGAGCGTCTCATCACCCCGCGCACCAGGGCCATCCTGCTGGTGACCCCCTCCAACCCCACCGGCGTGGTCACGCCGCCGGAAACGATCCAGGAACTCCACGGGTTGGCCCGGCGCCGGGGCATCGCGCTGGTCCTGGACGAAACCTATGCCGACTTCATCCCCGGCGGCGAGCGGCCCCACGATCTTTTCCAGGACCCCTGCTGGGGGGATCACCTGATCCACCTGATGTCCTTCGGCAAGACCTATGCCCTCACGGGGTACCGGGCCGGCTGTCTCGCCGCGTCGAAAGAGTTCATCGGCCACGCCCTTAAGGCCCAGGACACCATGGCGGTCTGCCAGCCGCGCATCACCCAGCATGCCGTGCTCTACGGGGTCAGCCATCTGGACGGCTGGGTGGAAGAGAACCGGCTCATGATGACCCGACGGCACGACCTCTTCCGGTCGCTCTTTACCCGTCCCGGCAATCCGTTCAGCCTCGTGGCGAGCGGCACCTTCTTCGCCTGGGTGCGGCATCCCCTGCAGGAGGGCACCGGCCGGGAGGCTGCCCGCAGGCTGGCCGTGGAAGCCGGCATCATCTGCCTCCCCGGCGAAGTGTTCGGCCCCGGCCTCGAATCCTACCTCCGGCTCGCCTTCGGCAACATCCGCGACGAAGCCATCCCCGGCGCGGTGGAGCGATTCCGCTCGTTTGCCCCCTGA
- a CDS encoding cytochrome C: MKSHVWRPLYVALGVAGALLLARSFLVPDDFGVHEQGYMYGWHRKGNENEWKQVSVKYRTKAYCAGCHAAKVAGIDRSPHGVIPCEDCHGPALGHPKDPPTLTIDHSRRLCLRCHAKLVTPSSGRSQIRGIDPDTHNSQAECRLCHDPHHPNLEELKRHE; encoded by the coding sequence GTGAAGAGTCATGTCTGGCGTCCCCTCTATGTTGCGCTCGGCGTTGCCGGCGCCTTGCTCCTGGCGCGCAGCTTCCTGGTGCCGGATGATTTCGGGGTGCATGAGCAAGGGTACATGTACGGCTGGCACCGCAAGGGGAACGAAAACGAGTGGAAGCAGGTCTCCGTCAAGTACCGGACCAAGGCCTACTGTGCCGGGTGTCATGCTGCCAAGGTCGCCGGTATCGATCGCTCTCCCCATGGCGTCATTCCCTGCGAGGATTGTCACGGGCCTGCCCTGGGGCACCCCAAGGACCCGCCGACCCTGACCATCGACCACAGCCGCCGGCTGTGCCTCCGCTGCCACGCAAAGCTCGTGACGCCGTCCAGCGGCAGATCGCAGATTCGCGGCATTGATCCCGATACGCACAACTCCCAGGCCGAATGCCGGCTCTGTCACGATCCCCACCACCCCAATCTGGAGGAGTTGAAGCGCCATGAATAG
- a CDS encoding pilus assembly protein PilZ: MEGRKCKRLSVEVGCWLVEMDGATCLYTFDLSDEGVAVITEDPLPVGRSVILQFFTPRSASAVTLKAQVVWSRLEPEGAMGLRFVELDAQGRETLREFVRLLLEQRQRERPAP; this comes from the coding sequence GTGGAAGGACGAAAGTGCAAGCGGCTGTCGGTGGAGGTGGGGTGCTGGCTCGTGGAAATGGACGGAGCCACCTGCCTCTACACCTTTGATCTGTCGGACGAGGGGGTAGCGGTCATTACGGAGGACCCGCTGCCGGTGGGGCGCAGCGTTATCCTTCAGTTTTTCACCCCCCGCTCGGCCAGTGCCGTGACCCTGAAGGCCCAGGTGGTCTGGAGCCGCCTGGAGCCGGAAGGAGCCATGGGCCTGCGGTTCGTGGAGCTGGATGCCCAGGGCCGGGAGACGTTGCGTGAGTTCGTGCGACTGCTGCTGGAGCAGCGGCAGCGGGAACGGCCCGCGCCTTAG
- a CDS encoding Cro/Cl family transcriptional regulator, whose translation MDDIKSQIKELRLGAKIRKLRQERRLTLQELSELSGLSKPLLSQIENDQVTPPIATLLKISKGLKVGIHYFFEEEEDQQKVVLTRAAQQQPTRRRSGNDAPHGYIYRSLAPGIRHKPMEPFLVEFELTDWSDSFFYRHDGFEFIYLLDGELEFHYGSDVMRLLPGDSIYYDSSEPHGYVSVGEERARAVAVLYTRD comes from the coding sequence GTGGACGACATCAAATCCCAGATCAAGGAATTGCGGCTCGGCGCCAAGATCAGAAAGCTCCGTCAGGAGCGACGGCTCACCCTCCAGGAACTGTCCGAGCTCTCGGGCCTCTCGAAACCCCTTCTTTCCCAGATCGAAAACGATCAGGTCACCCCTCCCATTGCCACGTTGCTCAAGATATCCAAGGGACTGAAGGTGGGCATCCACTACTTCTTCGAAGAGGAAGAAGACCAGCAGAAAGTGGTGCTGACCCGGGCAGCTCAGCAGCAGCCGACCCGACGCCGCTCAGGCAACGACGCGCCCCATGGCTACATCTATCGGTCCCTGGCCCCGGGTATCAGGCACAAGCCCATGGAACCGTTCCTGGTGGAGTTCGAACTGACCGACTGGAGCGACAGCTTCTTCTACCGGCACGACGGCTTCGAGTTCATCTACCTGCTCGACGGAGAGCTGGAATTCCACTACGGCAGCGATGTCATGCGGCTCCTGCCGGGGGACAGCATCTACTACGATTCCTCGGAGCCCCACGGCTACGTGTCGGTGGGAGAGGAACGGGCTCGGGCGGTGGCGGTTCTCTATACCCGGGACTGA
- a CDS encoding 4Fe-4S ferredoxin, giving the protein MNRREFLRRSMVVVAGLAAPAAVLELVDPERLLAARPELRWAFLVDTYKCVGCGFCVKACKVENDIPYEANVTRTWVERYVVKRDGEVLIDSPRGARDGFTDRRIEVGTGKLRDVGDEDVEKAFFVPKLCNQCDNPPCVQVCPVGATYKTADGVVLVDRSWCIGCGYCIMGCPYGVRFFHPVYKVAEKCTFCYHRISRGMTSACVDACPFGARRIGNLRDPNDPITRTIMTGRVGILKEEYGTKPQVYYVGLSREVR; this is encoded by the coding sequence ATGAATAGACGTGAGTTTCTGAGGCGGAGCATGGTGGTCGTTGCGGGACTGGCGGCGCCGGCGGCGGTCCTTGAGCTGGTCGACCCGGAAAGGCTGCTGGCGGCACGGCCGGAGTTGCGCTGGGCCTTTCTGGTTGATACCTACAAATGCGTGGGGTGCGGTTTCTGTGTCAAGGCGTGCAAGGTGGAGAACGATATCCCCTATGAAGCCAACGTGACCCGCACGTGGGTCGAGCGTTACGTGGTGAAAAGGGATGGGGAGGTTCTCATCGATTCGCCCCGCGGGGCCCGCGACGGTTTCACCGACAGGAGAATCGAGGTCGGTACGGGAAAACTCCGGGACGTGGGGGACGAAGATGTGGAAAAGGCCTTTTTTGTCCCCAAGCTCTGCAATCAGTGCGACAACCCGCCCTGCGTCCAGGTCTGCCCCGTGGGGGCCACCTACAAGACCGCCGACGGTGTCGTGCTCGTGGACCGCTCATGGTGCATCGGCTGCGGCTACTGCATCATGGGCTGTCCGTATGGGGTCCGTTTCTTCCACCCCGTGTACAAGGTGGCGGAGAAGTGCACCTTCTGTTACCACCGGATCTCCCGGGGGATGACGTCGGCGTGCGTCGACGCCTGTCCGTTCGGAGCCCGCCGGATCGGCAATCTTCGCGACCCCAATGACCCGATCACCAGGACCATCATGACCGGGCGGGTCGGTATCCTCAAAGAGGAGTACGGAACCAAGCCTCAGGTCTACTATGTGGGGCTCTCCAGGGAGGTACGCTAG